The following are encoded together in the Lathyrus oleraceus cultivar Zhongwan6 chromosome 3, CAAS_Psat_ZW6_1.0, whole genome shotgun sequence genome:
- the LOC127129467 gene encoding uncharacterized protein LOC127129467: MTWYKSLAPESITSWRVMRSMFTRHFTASRRHPKTEATLEAIVQKKNETLRSYIERFNQEAVEVDTTEHMKKYLLERGLLPGSELSRAVGIEPPRTLNELLHKAQAYIRYEEKQVAHNARSGRNAGETEHSKREDTSISRRNGDKRREEGPRELREGRGPAGRYSEYTLLTAPRERILAECINSEFKQGRVRFPKPSAPKPHTDKSKYCRFHRSHGHVTEDCVHLKDAIEILIQEGHLKQYTRKNEAPRHDEPEKKRPREDTPPDNSPYQVALCVSRPEDFFLPEPLPEGKITALSPWEKLPYHTGDIRRRN; this comes from the coding sequence ATGACTTGGTACAAAAGCTTGGCCCCTGAGTCCATTACGTCATGGAGAGTCATGAGGTCCATGTTCACCAGGCACTTTACAGCTTCCCGTCGTCACCCCAAGACTGAGGCGACCCTTGAAGCCATAGtgcagaagaagaatgaaacACTGCGCTCATACATCGAGCGATTCAACCAGGAAGCTGTCGAGGTAGATACCACCGAGCACATGAAGAAGTATCTCCTCGAGAGAGGTCTCTTGCCCGGCAGTGAACTTAGCAGAGCCGTAGGCATCGAGCCTCCCCGCACCTTAAACGAGCTCCTGCATAAAGCCCAGGCATACATCAGATACGAGGAAAAGCAGGTGGCACACAATGCCCGCAGCGGACGTAACGCTGGGGAGACCGAGCACTCAAAACGCGAGGACACGAGCATTTCCCGTCGCAACGGAGACAAACGAAGGGAAGAAGGACCTCGCGAGCTCCGGGAAGGAAGAGGCCCCGCGGGCAGATATAGCGAGTACACCTTACTGACAGCTCCTCGAGAGCGTATCCTCGCAGAATGTATCAACTCTGAATTTAAGCAGGGCAGGGTCAGGTTCCCAAAACCGTCTGCACCAAAGCCCCACACCGACAAATCAAAGTACTGCCGGTTCCACAGAAGTCACGGGCACGTGACCGAAGACTGCGTCCACCTGAAGGATGCGATAGAAATTTTAATCCAAGAGGGGCACCTGAAGCAGTATACGAGGAAGAACGAAGCTCCCAGACACGACGAGCCAGAGAAGAAGAGACCCCGGGAAGACACACCCCCTGACAACTCTCCCTATCAAGTGGCCCTCTGCGTGTCACGACCGGAAGATTTCTTCCTCCCCGAACCATTGCCCGAGGGCAAGATCACTGCACTCAGCCCCTGGGAAAAACTTCCCTACCACACTGGTGATATCAGGAGGAGGAACTAA